The proteins below come from a single Kosakonia sp. SMBL-WEM22 genomic window:
- a CDS encoding GDP-L-fucose synthase, with product MTKQRVFVAGHRGMVGSAIVRQLEQRADIELVLRSREELNLLDAAAVDAFFASERIDQVYLAAAKVGGIVANNTYPADFIYENMMIESNIIHSAHKHDVNKLLFLGSSCIYPKLAKQPIAESELLQGTLEPTNEPYAIAKIAGIKLCESYNRQYDRDYRSVMPTNLYGPHDNFHPSNSHVIPALLRRFHEATQESAADVVVWGSGTPMREFLHVDDMAAASIHVQELAREVWQENTEPMLSHINVGTGVDCTIRELAQTIASVVGYKGRVVFDATKPDGTPRKLLDVTRLHQLGWYHEISLEAGLASTYQWFLENQHRFRG from the coding sequence ATGACCAAACAACGTGTTTTTGTGGCTGGCCATCGCGGGATGGTGGGGTCAGCCATCGTACGGCAGCTTGAGCAGCGAGCGGATATCGAACTGGTGCTGCGCTCGCGCGAAGAGCTGAACCTGTTGGATGCCGCAGCGGTAGACGCGTTTTTCGCCAGCGAGCGTATTGACCAGGTTTACCTGGCGGCAGCGAAAGTGGGCGGTATTGTGGCGAACAATACCTACCCGGCGGACTTCATCTACGAAAATATGATGATTGAGAGCAACATCATTCACTCGGCGCATAAGCACGACGTGAACAAGCTGTTGTTCCTCGGTTCGTCCTGCATCTACCCGAAACTGGCGAAGCAGCCGATTGCGGAAAGCGAGCTGCTGCAAGGGACGCTGGAGCCGACGAATGAGCCGTACGCGATTGCCAAAATCGCGGGTATCAAGCTGTGCGAATCGTACAACCGCCAGTATGACCGCGATTACCGCTCGGTGATGCCGACTAACTTGTATGGTCCGCATGACAACTTCCACCCGAGCAATTCGCACGTTATTCCTGCACTGCTGCGCCGTTTCCACGAAGCGACCCAGGAGAGTGCGGCAGACGTGGTGGTGTGGGGCAGCGGCACGCCGATGCGTGAATTCCTCCATGTGGATGATATGGCCGCAGCCAGCATTCATGTGCAGGAGCTGGCGCGCGAAGTGTGGCAGGAGAATACCGAACCAATGCTGTCGCACATCAACGTCGGTACCGGTGTTGACTGCACCATTCGCGAACTGGCGCAGACGATTGCAAGCGTTGTCGGCTACAAAGGCCGCGTGGTGTTTGACGCCACCAAACCGGACGGCACACCGCGTAAGCTGCTTGATGTGACACGTCTGCATCAGCTGGGCTGGTATCACGAGATCTCACTGGAAGCGGGGCTGGCAAGCACCTACCAGTGGTTCCTTGAAAACCAGCACCGGTTCCGGGGGTAA
- the gmd gene encoding GDP-mannose 4,6-dehydratase, giving the protein MSKVALITGVTGQDGSYLAELLLEKGYEVHGIKRRASSFNTERVDHIYQDPHTSNPKFHLHYGDLTDTSNLTRILQEVQPDEVYNLGAMSHVAVSFESPEYTADVDAMGTLRLLEAIRFLGLEKKTRFYQASTSELYGLVQEIPQKETTPFYPRSPYAVAKLYAYWITVNYRESYGMYACNGILFNHESPRRGETFVTRKITRAIANIAQGLESCLYLGNMDSLRDWGHAKDYVKMQWMMLQQEQPEDFVIATGVQYSVRQFVEMAAAQLGIKLRFEGTGVEEKGIVVSVTGHDAPGVKPGDVIIAVDPRYFRPAEVETLLGDPTKAHEKLGWKPETTLQEMVSEMVAKDLEAAKKHSLLKAHGYEVAIALES; this is encoded by the coding sequence ATGTCTAAAGTCGCTCTCATCACCGGCGTTACCGGGCAAGATGGCTCTTATCTGGCAGAACTGCTTCTGGAAAAGGGTTACGAAGTTCACGGCATCAAACGCCGCGCTTCCTCTTTCAATACTGAGCGTGTTGATCACATTTATCAGGATCCACACACAAGCAACCCGAAATTCCACCTGCACTACGGCGATCTGACCGATACGTCCAACCTGACCCGTATCCTGCAGGAAGTGCAGCCGGATGAAGTCTACAACCTGGGCGCGATGAGCCACGTTGCGGTCTCCTTCGAATCCCCGGAATACACCGCGGATGTTGACGCCATGGGTACGCTGCGTCTGCTGGAAGCAATCCGCTTCCTGGGCCTGGAGAAGAAGACCCGTTTCTATCAGGCATCCACCTCTGAGCTGTATGGCCTGGTGCAGGAAATCCCGCAGAAAGAGACTACGCCGTTCTACCCGCGCTCTCCGTATGCTGTCGCCAAACTGTACGCTTACTGGATCACCGTGAACTACCGTGAATCCTACGGCATGTACGCCTGTAACGGCATCCTGTTCAACCACGAATCCCCGCGTCGCGGCGAAACCTTCGTAACCCGTAAAATCACCCGCGCTATTGCTAACATCGCTCAGGGCCTGGAATCCTGCCTCTACCTCGGCAATATGGACTCCCTGCGTGACTGGGGCCATGCCAAAGATTACGTGAAAATGCAGTGGATGATGCTGCAGCAGGAACAACCGGAAGACTTCGTCATCGCCACCGGCGTGCAGTACTCCGTACGTCAGTTCGTGGAAATGGCTGCCGCGCAGCTGGGTATCAAACTGCGTTTCGAAGGCACAGGCGTAGAAGAGAAGGGTATCGTTGTTTCCGTAACTGGCCACGATGCGCCGGGCGTGAAGCCGGGTGATGTGATTATTGCCGTTGACCCGCGTTACTTCCGTCCTGCTGAAGTGGAAACTCTGCTGGGCGACCCGACCAAAGCGCACGAAAAACTGGGCTGGAAACCGGAAACTACCCTGCAGGAGATGGTCTCCGAAATGGTGGCAAAAGATCTGGAAGCAGCGAAAAAACACTCACTGCTTAAGGCCCACGGTTACGAGGTTGCCATCGCGCTGGAGTCCTGA
- the wcaF gene encoding colanic acid biosynthesis acetyltransferase WcaF — translation MQDLKGFSVPKGFRGGNAIKVQLWWAVQATLFAWSPQVLYRWRAFLLRLFGAKVGKGVVIRPSVKITYPWKLTLGDYSWVGDDAVLYTLGDITIGANSVVSQKCYLCTGSHDYMSAHFDINATPIVIGEKCWLATDVFVAPGVSIGDGTVVGARSSVFKSLPANAICRGNPAVVTRERVEKVTP, via the coding sequence ATGCAAGATTTAAAAGGATTCTCCGTGCCGAAAGGCTTTCGGGGCGGGAATGCTATTAAGGTTCAACTGTGGTGGGCGGTGCAGGCGACACTATTTGCCTGGTCTCCGCAGGTACTTTATCGCTGGCGCGCCTTCTTATTACGTCTATTCGGCGCAAAGGTCGGTAAAGGTGTCGTCATTCGACCTTCGGTCAAAATTACCTACCCATGGAAATTAACCCTGGGTGATTACAGCTGGGTGGGGGATGACGCGGTGTTATATACGCTTGGAGACATTACCATCGGCGCAAATTCTGTGGTGTCACAGAAGTGTTATTTGTGTACCGGCAGTCACGACTATATGAGCGCGCATTTCGATATTAACGCGACGCCTATCGTGATTGGCGAGAAGTGCTGGCTGGCGACAGATGTGTTTGTTGCTCCCGGCGTTTCTATCGGCGACGGCACGGTCGTCGGTGCGCGCAGCAGTGTTTTTAAATCGCTACCGGCAAATGCGATTTGTCGGGGCAATCCCGCAGTGGTAACGCGCGAACGCGTTGAAAAGGTAACTCCCTAA
- the wcaE gene encoding colanic acid biosynthesis glycosyltransferase WcaE has protein sequence MLLSVITVAFRNYEGVMKTWQSLAHLAKAQDIEFEWIVVDGGSQDGTEDFLKSLNGQYNLRFISERDKGIYDAMNKGIDMASGRFAIFLNSGDIFHEEIVDVVRQLSEAKETAMYIGDALLDFGDGNKLRRNAKSGWYIYHSLPASHQAIFFPVHGLKTYPYDLQFKVSSDYALAARMFKAGFPFKRLKGLVSEFSMGGVSTSNNLELCQDARKVQRMILHVPGFWAELSYMLRLRTTGKAKALYNKA, from the coding sequence ATGCTGCTTAGTGTTATTACTGTCGCGTTTCGCAATTATGAAGGTGTGATGAAGACCTGGCAGTCGCTGGCTCACCTGGCGAAAGCGCAAGATATTGAGTTCGAGTGGATCGTGGTCGACGGCGGTTCGCAGGACGGTACTGAGGATTTTCTGAAAAGCCTCAACGGGCAATATAATTTACGTTTTATTAGTGAGCGCGATAAAGGTATTTACGATGCCATGAATAAAGGCATCGATATGGCCTCCGGTCGCTTTGCGATATTTCTTAATTCCGGCGATATTTTCCATGAAGAGATCGTCGATGTAGTGCGCCAGTTAAGCGAAGCGAAAGAGACCGCGATGTATATCGGCGATGCGCTGCTTGATTTCGGCGATGGCAACAAGCTGCGCCGCAATGCGAAAAGCGGCTGGTATATTTATCACAGCCTACCGGCGAGCCATCAGGCGATCTTTTTCCCGGTGCACGGATTAAAAACGTACCCCTACGATCTGCAGTTTAAAGTCTCATCCGATTACGCGTTAGCGGCCAGAATGTTTAAAGCGGGTTTTCCGTTTAAGCGACTGAAAGGGCTGGTATCTGAATTTTCGATGGGCGGTGTATCCACTTCTAATAATCTCGAATTATGTCAGGACGCCCGTAAAGTTCAGCGCATGATATTACACGTCCCCGGCTTCTGGGCAGAATTATCCTATATGTTGCGTTTACGGACGACGGGTAAAGCAAAGGCTTTATATAACAAAGCGTAA